A genomic stretch from Oryzias latipes chromosome 24, ASM223467v1 includes:
- the wisp3 gene encoding WNT1-inducible-signaling pathway protein 3, which produces MLSLLSLTLLLILAHQPISRAQKQRLQFCRWPCSCPEWSACAPGVSSVLDGCGCCKSCARQFGEPCNERDVCDPHRGLYCDFSADKPRYQVGKCAYMMGVGCDLNGIHYNNGEVFQPSPLYNCTCIAGAIGCMPVFIQKPAGILGASPLTGRKHLQDTTYMSVYRDPPLTWKRNCLIQTTPWSPCSKTCGMGISVRITNDNGKCEMRKDSRLCLLRPCDKGLLKSVKMPKGKTCQPKFQAKVAEKLSLSGCTSTKKFRPTYCGICTDQRCCVPNKSSMIRVDFSCRGGSDTQWKMQWITSCVCQRKCSNPGDMFSDLQLL; this is translated from the exons ATGCTGTCGCTCCTCAGTCTCACTCTTCTTCTCATTCTGGCTCATCAG cccATAAGCAGAGCTCAGAAGCAGAGGCTGCAGTTCTGCCGGTGGCCCTGCAGCTGTCCGGAGTGGAGTGCGTGCGCCCCCGGGGTGAGCTCTGTTCTGGACGGCTGCGGCTGCTGCAAGAGCTGCGCCCGCCAGTTCGGGGAGCCGTGCAACGAGAGGGATGTGTGCGACCCCCACAGAGGCCTGTACTGTGACTTCTCTGCTGACAAGCCCAGATACCAGGTTGGAAAGTGTGCAT ACATGATGGGGGTGGGCTGTGACTTGAACGGCATCCATTACAACAACGGGGAGGTGTTCCAGCCCAGCCCCCTCTACAACTGCACCTGCATCGCTGGAGCCATTGGCTGTATGCCCGTCTTCATCCAGAAGCCTGCAGGGATTTTAGGAGCCAGTCCTCTGACGGGCAGAAAGCACCTGCAGGACACCACCTACATGTCAG TTTACAGGGATCCTCCTTTGACCTGGAAAAGGAACTGCTTGATCCAGACCACCCCCTGGAGCCCCTGCTCCAAGACCTGCGGCATGGGCATCTCTGTGCGCATCACTAACGACAACGGGAAGTGCGAGATGAGGAAGGACAGCCGCCTGTGTCTTCTGCGGCCGTGCGACAAAGGACTGCTGAAGAGCGTGAAG ATGCCCAAAGGAAAGACGTGTCAGCCCAAGTTCCAGGCCAAAGTGGCAGAGAAACTGAGCCTCTCCGGCTGCACCAGCACCAAGAAGTTCCGACCAACCTACTGCGGCATCTGCACAGACCAGCGCTGCTGTGTGCCCAACAAGTCCAGCATGATCAGGGTGGACTTCAGCTGCAGGGGGGGCTCCGACACACAATGGAAGATGCAGTGGATCACTTCCTGTGTGTGCCAGAGGAAGTGCTCCAACCCCGGAGACATGTTCTCTGACTTGCAGTTACTTTAA
- the tube1 gene encoding tubulin epsilon chain, whose translation MTQSVVVQVGQCGNQVGYRFWDLALREYASVNKRGLYDDATSSFFRNVDWRKGAACSVGGQIQHLKARAVLVDMEEGVISQILQGPLRELFDSAQLLTDVSGSGNNWATGHMTYGSVYRELIVDKLRKAAELCDCLQCFFLIHSLGGGTGSGLGTRVLGLLEEEFPGVSRIVTSMYPSAEDDVITSPYNSVLAMRELTEHAHCVLPVENQSLMDIVQKIQMVAHGAKPELMVRRNATLSSGQGGVHEVEKPFDAMNNIVANLLLNMTSSARFEGSLNVDLNEIAMNLVPFPRLHYLVPSLTPLYTLADVNAVPRRLDQMFSDAFSKDHQLIHANPKQSMYLACALMVRGNVHVSDLRRNIERLRPSLSFVSWNQEGWKTGLCSVPPVGHSHSLLALANNTCMKLNFMELKERFTKLYRKKAHLHHFLHVEGMDLGCFTEATSSLDSLIEEYDSLDATRAQATPDPPRLRIAT comes from the exons ATGACTCAGTCAGTTGTTGTACAAG TTGGGCAGTGTGGAAACCAGGTGGGCTACAGGTTCTGGGATCTGGCCTTGAGAGAGTACGCCTCCGTCAACAAG AGGGGTCTGTACGATGACGCCACCAGCAGTTTCTTTCGAAACGTGGACTGGAG GAAAGGTGCTGCCTGCAGCGTCGGAGGCCAAATCCAGCATTTGAAAGCCAGA GCGGTCCTGGTTGACATGGAGGAGGGGGTGATCAGCCAGATCCTGCAGGGCCCCCTGCGGGAGCTGTTTGACAGCGCTCAGCTTCTTACGGACGTGTCGGGTTCAGGGAACAACTG GGCCACCGGACACATGACATACGGATCAGTCTACAGGGAGCTAATTGTAGACAAGCTGAGGAAAGCCGCAGAACTCTGTGACTGTTTGCAGTGCTTCTTCCTCATTCACTCTCTGGGAGGGG GGACCGGTTCTGGTCTGGGAACCAGAGTGCTCGGCCTGCTGGAGGAAGAATTCCCAGGGGTGTCCCGGATTGTCACTTCCATGTACCCGTCAGCAGAGGATGATGTCATCACGTCTCCCTACAACAGCGTGTTGGCCATGAGAGAGCTGACGGAGCACGCTCACTGTGTGCTGCCTGTGGAGAACCAG TCTTTGATGGACATTGTGCAGAAGATTCAGATGGTTGCTCATGGAGCTAAGCCAGAGTTGATGGTCAGAAGGAACGCCACGCTTTCTTCTGGACAGGGTGGAGTTCATGAGGTGGAGAAGCCGTTTGATGCCATGAATAATATTGTGGCTAACCTGCTGCTCAATATGACCAG CTCTGCACGGTTTGAGGGCAGCCTAAATGTGGATCTTAACGAGATCGCCATGAACCTGGTTCCTTTCCCACGCCTTCACTACCTGGTGCCCAGTCTAACACCTCTGTACACGCTGGCAGACGTCAACGCCGTCCCCAGAAG GCTGGATCAGATGTTCAGCGATGCCTTCAGTAAGGACCATCAGCTTATCCACGCCAACCCAAAGCAAAGCATGTACTTAGCATGTGCTCTCATGGTCAGAGGGAACGTACACGTGTCGGATCTCCGCAGAAACATCGAGAG ACTGAGGCCATCGCTGTCGTTCGTGTCGTGGAACCAGGAAGGCTGGAAAACGGGTCTGTGTTCGGTGCCACCTGTTGGCCACTCCCACTCCCTCCTGGCTCTGGCTAACAACACCTGCATGAAGCTCAACTTCATGGAGCTGAAAGAGCGTTTCACCAAGCTCTACAGGAAGAAG gctCACTTGCATCACTTCCTACACGTGGAGGGGATGGACCTGGGCTGCTTTACGGAGGCCACGTCCTCCCTGGACTCTCTGATCGAGGAGTATGATAGTCTGGACGCCACCAGAGCCCAAGCCACGCCTGACCCTCCCAGACTTAGGATTGCCACTTGA